The following are encoded together in the Stegostoma tigrinum isolate sSteTig4 chromosome 20, sSteTig4.hap1, whole genome shotgun sequence genome:
- the bag3 gene encoding BAG family molecular chaperone regulator 3, whose protein sequence is MAQFTMPGFTMKNSPNQAASGGDALPPGWEIKIDPQTGWPFFVDHNNRTTTWSDPRLDLPKERQTFSNGPYPSGYHQSSQDIPKQQHGKEFGSTGPQLRPGYIPIPIIHEGVPEHHQQKLRYSPQQPDLQRLKTEVRAHSPVRAQSPSRLSTRSESPFEATHADKQSGQASTAATSQTPSLQGSENSQSQTSPQTLPPQQYGRSSLGSSQLPSGYISIPVIHEGKGVKPTQQAYHPAYHTQHPTQQTQHPVQQAEFPTQQAYQSDSHVQYPSQPTPNTIQQQQQPVVYRISPEDWGTNRAGAPSPLRKAQKGASSRESSPARITSRARPQSPIWTNAGVDRPQVPQQRTQHQEAPRIQQENKANSFGSEQPPAYIPVEVTRQQPYKPHPKTEKTEGKAPATAESNTQQEEAVIPDKKTIPNEDTEKHPGLVKVEKILQKVHRLEEDVNLFEGAGTDKLYLMIEELLTKELLALDSVDPEGRDDVRQARRDGVKKVQNLLERLEQKANMGPEVKSFSEPQPGITEKSIQMDYTEGDKKCTKIDAQESKMETDQSEMNPGKPGDARHIKDTLADNEH, encoded by the exons ATGGCTCAGTTCACCATGCCCGGCTTTACAATGAAGAATTCTCCGAATCAGGCGGCCAGCGGCGGCGATGCCCTGCCCCCGGGCTGGGAGATCAAGATTGACCCTCAGACCGGCTGGCCGTTCTTCGTCGATCACAACAACCGGACGACAACGTGGAGTGACCCGAGACTGGATCTGCCGAAG GAAAGGCAAACATTTTCCAATGGTCCTTATCCATCAGGGTATCACCAGTCATCACAAGATATCCCAAAACAACAACATGGAAAGGAATTTGGCTCAACTGGTCCTCAACTCCGTCCAGGCTACATTCCCATCCCAATAATTCATGAAGGAGTTCCTGAACATCATCAGCAAAAATTACGCTATTCACCTCAGCAGCCTGACTTGCAGAGACTTAAAACTGAAGTACGGGCGCATTCCCCAGTACGGGCACAGTCTCCATCCAGGCTCTCAACACGATCTGAGTCTCCATTTGAAGCCACACATGCTGATAAACAAAGTGGACAAGCCTCAACAGCTGCCACGAGCCAGACGCCGAGCTTGCAAGGGTCAGAG AATTCACAGTCACAAACCAGCCCCCAGACATTGCCACCTCAGCAATATGGCCGGTCGAGCTTGGGAAGTTCCCAGTTGCCTTCAGGTTATATTTCTATACCCGTGATCCATGAAGGAAAAGGAGTAAAGCCAACTCAACAGGCATATCACCCTGCTTACCATACTCAACACCCAACCCAGCAAACACAACACCCTGTGCAACAGGCAGAGTTTCCAACCCAGCAAGCATACCAGTCTGACTCACATGTACAGTATCCTTCGCAGCCAACACCAAATACaatccagcagcagcagcagccagttGTCTACAGGATTTCTCCTGAAGACTGGGGAACAAACCGAGCTGGTGCGCCATCACCATTAAGAAAGGCTCAGAAGGGAGCATCAAGTCGTGAAAGCTCTCCAGCACGGATTACTTCACGTGCTCGTCCGCAGTCACCCATTTGGACCAATGCAGGTGTGGACAGACCACAG GTTCCTCAGCAAAGAACACAGCATCAAGAGGCACCCAGAATACAACAGGAGAACAAAGCTAATTCATTTGGGTCTGAGCAACCTCCAGCTTATATCCCTGTTGAAGTCACCAGGCAGCAACCATATAAACCCCACCCTAAAACTGAGAAAACTGAAGGGAAAGCTCCAGCCACTGCAGAGAGCAATACCCAGCAAGAAGAGGCTGTCATCCCTGACAAGAAAACCATACCCAATGAAGACACTGAGAAACACCCTGGTTTGGTAAAAGTAGAGAAAATTCTTCAGAAGGTCCATAGGCTTGAAGAAGATGTAAACTTATTTGAAGGAGCGGGAACAGATAAACTCTATCTGATGATTGAAGAATTACTGACCAAAGAGCTATTGGCCCTTGATTCAGTGGACCCTGAGGGTCGAGATGATGTGCGACAAGCCAGAAGAGATGGTGTTAAAAAAGTTCAAAACCTTCTGGAACGGTTAGAACAGAAAGCCAACATGGGCCCAGAagtgaaaagcttttctgaaccccAGCCAGGAATAACTGAGAAGTCAATTCAAATGGATTATACAGAAGGTGACAAAAAATGCACAAAAATTGATGCACAAGAATCAAAAATGGAAACTGACCAAAGTGAAATGAACCCAGGAAAGCCTGGTGATGCTCGCCACATTAAAGACACTTTGGCTGATAATGAACATTAG